From Chryseobacterium gallinarum, one genomic window encodes:
- a CDS encoding MarC family protein — protein sequence MEIFDGFSFKEIVTSFMVLFAVIDIIGSVPVIVSLQQKFGQIEAGKAAITAGAIMIVFLFVGNKILKLIGVDVNSFAIAGAFVIFVIALEMILGIEINKTTEAKAASIVPIAFPLVAGAGTLTTALSLRAEFHDINIICGIILNTIFVYLVLKSAKWLERKIGDATLMILQKVFGIILLAISIKLFTANFAQLVQNYINF from the coding sequence ATGGAAATTTTTGATGGTTTCTCTTTTAAAGAGATTGTTACCAGTTTTATGGTTCTTTTTGCCGTTATCGATATTATCGGCTCGGTTCCTGTTATCGTAAGCCTTCAGCAGAAGTTCGGGCAGATTGAGGCCGGTAAGGCTGCCATTACTGCGGGAGCAATCATGATTGTATTTTTATTTGTAGGAAATAAAATCTTAAAGCTGATCGGCGTAGATGTTAATTCATTTGCCATTGCCGGAGCTTTTGTGATTTTTGTCATAGCGTTGGAAATGATTTTAGGAATTGAAATCAATAAAACCACGGAAGCAAAGGCCGCATCTATTGTTCCCATCGCGTTTCCTCTGGTAGCAGGCGCCGGAACTTTAACAACAGCCCTGTCTCTTAGAGCTGAATTTCATGATATTAATATTATTTGCGGAATTATTCTTAATACAATTTTCGTATATTTGGTGCTGAAATCAGCGAAATGGCTGGAAAGAAAAATAGGGGATGCTACTTTAATGATCCTTCAGAAAGTTTTCGGAATCATCCTACTAGCGATTTCAATTAAATTATTTACCGCAAACTTTGCCCAATTGGTGCAGAATTATATTAATTTTTAA
- a CDS encoding BatD family protein: MKNKLIYILLTLASVIAYGQVNLSMEADKNEYGGKDIVNLTIVLELNGTDLEQQTKFQLPDLSKFNIIGSGSFTNTFIDPATNTQIIQKISRIALEPKKKGKIKIGSVLVTVNNKIYKTEPFDVSIKDIADKRSLAGNTSNEVYLNMEIEDREVYQDQPTVAVLKVYSRSIDNLRKVKNIRLPQQDNINVHPINFNKSEIDPSGYGNMASQVLAMFMVFPNEAGYVEVPSVSASVSTYSSKNKIVSNKVKLNVKKLPEGAPDYFKNAVGNFKVNVYNASKEKAEAKKPLNIVIKVSGEGNLPDMELPKIEPSPDYEIFTPKITSRVSPGTTGMKGEILASYVVIPKKIGTISIRTEKFAFFDPENKEYVDLGQKTLALDALSHEQVMEARSTVEKVNEYTNNLLETVNTPVLTTTSFKVKEKSKFHWSILLINIGILLGLFAVYLLFKTWQKKRTLVRETVPSKSLGSVAETEKEIRELLKTDMNDYFSYLENLKDNGEFEKFFVTLEELDHEVRKEYSKATPAEFKAFLESYKGASVAEDYAKLQQKIQIEKYAPVKSGEGIEELLKAIVNLYSQISK; encoded by the coding sequence ATGAAGAATAAACTGATTTACATATTGCTTACTCTGGCGTCCGTAATTGCTTACGGACAGGTAAATCTTAGTATGGAAGCTGATAAAAACGAATACGGAGGTAAAGATATTGTCAACCTTACGATTGTTTTAGAGCTTAACGGAACTGATCTTGAACAGCAGACAAAATTCCAGTTACCGGACCTTTCAAAATTTAATATTATCGGAAGCGGATCTTTTACCAATACCTTTATAGATCCCGCTACCAATACCCAGATTATCCAGAAAATATCCAGAATAGCCCTTGAACCGAAGAAAAAAGGTAAAATAAAAATAGGGTCAGTACTGGTTACGGTTAATAATAAAATTTATAAGACAGAACCTTTCGATGTTTCCATTAAGGATATTGCTGATAAAAGGTCACTGGCAGGCAATACTTCCAACGAAGTTTACCTGAATATGGAAATAGAAGACAGGGAAGTTTATCAGGACCAGCCTACCGTAGCTGTTTTAAAAGTTTATTCCAGAAGTATTGATAACCTTAGAAAGGTAAAGAACATCCGTCTTCCGCAGCAGGATAATATCAATGTACATCCTATCAATTTTAATAAATCTGAAATAGACCCATCCGGTTATGGAAATATGGCTTCCCAGGTTTTGGCGATGTTTATGGTATTTCCCAATGAAGCAGGATATGTAGAAGTACCTTCCGTATCTGCATCGGTAAGCACTTATTCCAGTAAGAACAAAATTGTTTCCAATAAAGTAAAACTGAATGTTAAAAAGCTGCCGGAAGGAGCTCCCGATTATTTTAAAAACGCTGTAGGAAACTTCAAAGTAAATGTTTATAATGCTTCCAAAGAAAAAGCAGAAGCTAAAAAACCTTTGAACATTGTTATAAAAGTTTCGGGAGAAGGAAACCTTCCGGATATGGAGCTTCCGAAGATTGAGCCGTCTCCGGACTATGAGATTTTTACCCCAAAAATCACTTCCAGGGTTTCACCGGGAACTACAGGAATGAAAGGCGAGATTCTGGCCAGCTATGTGGTGATTCCTAAAAAGATCGGAACTATTTCTATCAGGACCGAAAAATTTGCTTTTTTTGACCCTGAAAACAAAGAATATGTAGATCTGGGTCAGAAAACACTGGCTCTGGATGCCCTTTCCCACGAACAGGTGATGGAGGCCCGCTCTACAGTGGAAAAAGTAAATGAATATACCAATAACCTTCTTGAAACGGTTAATACTCCTGTTTTAACCACCACTTCATTTAAAGTGAAAGAAAAAAGTAAATTCCACTGGAGTATTCTTTTAATTAATATAGGGATTCTTTTAGGCTTATTTGCTGTTTATCTGTTATTTAAGACTTGGCAAAAAAAACGAACATTAGTTAGAGAAACCGTACCTTCAAAATCTTTGGGTTCTGTGGCCGAAACAGAAAAAGAAATCAGGGAATTGCTGAAAACGGATATGAATGATTATTTCAGCTATCTTGAAAATCTTAAAGATAACGGGGAGTTTGAAAAGTTTTTTGTAACGCTGGAAGAACTTGACCACGAAGTAAGAAAAGAGTATTCCAAAGCTACTCCTGCCGAGTTTAAGGCTTTTCTGGAAAGCTATAAAGGTGCTTCGGTTGCAGAAGACTATGCAAAACTTCAGCAGAAAATCCAGATAGAAAAATATGCTCCTGTGAAATCCGGTGAAGGAATTGAGGAACTTTTGAAAGCAATTGTTAATTTATATTCACAAATTAGCAAATAA
- a CDS encoding tetratricopeptide repeat protein, which translates to MNTKIIFLSFIVVFSFSNFLFGQENYRTLVHEGNQKFDGKDYDGASSKYMEAVKSNDKDFTAHYNLGNALYKSKKYEEAKAEFEKAQQLSQTLPDKAAALHNLGNTYMQMNQPEKAADYYKKALKQDPYSEATRKNYEIAKLKEKEQQQKKQQNNSGKGGGGSDQNKGDDQKGDQKDQKDQGNGQQNEGKSDQGNNPQQNQNEGKMPKNLENAILDKINEKEKETARRILNKNSYSMPQSNEKDW; encoded by the coding sequence ATGAATACTAAAATCATATTTTTGTCGTTTATTGTTGTCTTTTCTTTCTCAAACTTCTTGTTCGGGCAGGAAAATTATAGAACGCTGGTTCATGAAGGCAATCAAAAATTTGACGGTAAAGATTATGATGGAGCATCCTCAAAATATATGGAAGCGGTAAAGTCTAATGACAAAGATTTTACAGCCCATTACAATCTGGGGAATGCTTTGTATAAAAGTAAAAAATATGAAGAGGCCAAAGCTGAGTTTGAAAAGGCTCAACAGCTTTCACAAACTCTTCCGGATAAGGCAGCAGCTCTTCACAATCTGGGGAATACCTATATGCAGATGAATCAGCCCGAAAAAGCCGCAGACTATTATAAAAAGGCGCTGAAACAAGACCCATACAGTGAGGCAACCAGAAAAAATTATGAAATTGCCAAGCTGAAAGAAAAAGAGCAGCAGCAAAAAAAACAACAAAATAACTCAGGAAAAGGCGGCGGCGGTAGTGACCAGAATAAAGGTGATGATCAGAAAGGTGACCAGAAAGATCAGAAGGATCAGGGAAACGGTCAGCAGAACGAAGGAAAAAGTGACCAGGGAAATAATCCTCAGCAAAATCAGAATGAGGGAAAAATGCCGAAGAACCTTGAAAATGCAATCTTAGATAAAATCAACGAAAAAGAAAAAGAAACCGCCAGAAGGATTTTAAATAAAAATTCTTATTCGATGCCTCAGAGCAACGAGAAAGATTGGTGA